Proteins from a genomic interval of Yarrowia lipolytica chromosome 1E, complete sequence:
- a CDS encoding uncharacterized protein (Compare to YALI0E16709g, similar to Saccharomyces cerevisiae COX12 (YLR038C); ancestral locus Anc_2.403, similar to uniprot|Q01519 Saccharomyces cerevisiae YLR038c COX12 cytochrome-c oxidase subunit VIB), whose protein sequence is MSDTEEQKVVFKTVGFDPRFPNQNQTKHCWQNYVDYFKCINAKGEEFEPCKVFWRSYNSLCPQDWIEKWDGQREKGNFAGDLNP, encoded by the exons ATGTCTGATACCGAAGAGCAGAAGGTTGTCTTTAAGACTG TCGGATTCGACCCCCGATTCCccaaccagaaccagaccAAGCACTGCTGGCAAAACTACGTCGACTACTTCAAGTGCATCAACGCCAAGGGTGAGGAGTTTGAGCCTTGCAAGGTCTTCTGGCGATCATACAACTCTCTGTGCCCCCAGGACTGGATTGAGAAGTGGGACGGCCAGCGAGAGAAGGGCAACTTTGCCGGTGATCTTAACCCTTAA
- a CDS encoding uncharacterized protein (Compare to YALI0E16687g, similar to DEHA0E02200g Debaryomyces hansenii, similar to Saccharomyces cerevisiae JLP2 (YMR132C); ancestral locus Anc_2.400), protein MVYYYESQVVDPYTTLYMGKDKFENENLIKNGWLEDVWFHVDNLSSAHVYLRIPEGADWTFETLPAQVVQDCAQLTKANSIEGNKKDNVTVIYTPHSNLKKTKGMATGQVGFHKDTLVRKVHLKTRENGIINRLNKTKREEYPDLEKQKTIHESKTLKEAKEARMERERAEKALEEERAAERYRKKHAYDDFFSEENMQSSETTGNIEDDFW, encoded by the exons ATGGTCTACTACTACGAAAGCCAGGTCGTCGACCCGTACACTACTCTGTACATGGGCAAAGACAAGTTTGAGA ATGAAAACCTGATCAAAAACGGCTGGCTCGAAGACGTGTGGTTCCACGTCGACAACCTCTCTTCTGCCCACGTTTACCTGCGAATTCCCGAGGGAGCTGACTGGACGTTTGAGACTCTTCCTGCCCAGGTTGTGCAGGACTGTGCTCAgctcaccaaggccaactCCATCGAGGGCAACAAAAAGGACAATGTGACCGTCATCTACACTCCCCAttccaacctcaagaagaccaaagGCATGGCCACCGGTCAGGTTGGGTTCCACAAGGACACCCTGGTGCGAAAAGTGCATCTGAAAACCCGTGAGAACGGCATCATCAACCGTCTCAACAAGACGAAACGAGAGGAATACCCCGATCTAGAAAAGCAAAAGACCATTCACGAAAGCAAGACCCTCAaagaggccaaggaggcccgAATGGAGCGAGAACGggccgagaaggctctggaggaagAGCGAGCTGCTGAACGTTACAGAAAGAAGCATGCCTATGATGATTTCTTCAGCGAGGAGAATATGCAGTCCAGTGAGACCACGGGGAATATTGAGGATGATTTCTGGTAA
- a CDS encoding uncharacterized protein (Compare to YALI0E16753g, similar to uniprot|P47165 Saccharomyces cerevisiae YJR133w XPT1 xanthine phosphoribosyl transferase) — MQVFFMPAKRFFCFWPKKKNWTASQLQVSLFLFQRLHFFPVAFFSPSRTPVPHHHTTHHTPHTMSDVQVPTDKKYISYNNVHKLCQEAAEKIKEFKPDLMIAIGGGGFIPARILRTHIRVPGSKNIPIQAIGLSLYEELGTGQLEEQIGVEVVRTQWLDFSTLEKHSGDLIGKNILIVDEVDDTRTTLHYAVSELEKDIAAQAKKLGREDEKTTLHVFVLHNKDKPKKAELPKDMMDSGRYIAARTTPDEWIAYPWEARDIEEHTKFAKLQNND; from the coding sequence ATGCAAGTTTTTTTCATGCCTGCAAAAagatttttttgtttttggccaaaaaaaaaaaattggacAGCTTCGCAGCTGCAGGTGagtttatttttattcCAACGGCtacatttttttccagtcgcttttttctctccctCTCGAACACCAGTtccacaccaccacaccacacatcacacaccacacaccatGAGCGACGTCCAGGTCCCCACCGACAAGAAGTACATCTCGTACAACAACGTGCACAAGCTGTGCCAGGAGGCAgccgagaagatcaaggagttcaagcCCGATCTGATGATTGCCAtcggtggaggaggattcATCCCCGCCCGAATCCTGCGAACCCACATTCGAGTGCCCGGCTCAAAGAACATCCCCATCCAGGCCATTGGTCTGTCTCTGTACGAGGAGCTTGGCACCGGCCAGCTCGAGGAGCAGATTGGAGTCGAGGTGGTCCGAACCCAGTGGCTCGACTTCTCcactctggagaagcaCTCCGGAGACCTGATCGGCAAGAACATTCTCATTGTcgacgaggtggacgaCACCCGAACCACCCTGCACTACGCCGTCtccgagctggagaaggataTTGCTgcccaggccaagaagctgggccgagaggacgagaagaccaCTCTCCACGTTTTCGTTCTGcacaacaaggacaagcccaagaaggctgagCTCCCCAAGGACATGATGGACTCTGGCCGATACATTGCTGCCCGAACCACCCCCGATGAGTGGATCGCCTACCCTTGGGAGGCTCGGGATATCGAGGAGCACACCAAGTTCGCCAAGCTGCAGAACAACGATTAG